TCCCACCAGGATGTGGAACCAAGGACTTGATGAATCTCTCATCCAAGAAATCCCAACATTTCAATTCACAAAAGAACAAAATGGTGATCAAATTCTTCAAAGTGTCTATGGCTGTGTTGTTTGTTTAACAGAGTTCCAAGAACAGGACATGCTAAAAATTCTTCCCAATTGCAGCCATGCTTTTCATTTGGATTGCATTGACATTTGGCTTCAAAGCAATTCCAATTGCCCTCTTTGTAGGTCAAGCATCTCAGCAAACACTCACTGTGCAATTCCAATGGATCAAATCATAGCTCCAACCTCTTCTCCTCAGGATTCTCAGCTACTTTCCAACATGGGAAGTGAAGAAGATTTTGTGGTCATTGAACTTGGTGGAGGAGAAAATGGGGGAACAGTAATAGAAAGAAATGACTCAAGGGAGAGCCTAGCACATAGTAGTAGAAGTCATTCCTCAAGGAAGATGATGGTGCAGTTGAAACCAAGGAAGTGCCACCATGTTTCCATCATGGGAGATGAGTGTATTGATGTTAGAAAAAAAGATGAACAGTTTTGCATTCAACCTATTCGAAGATCTTTCTCAATGGACTCTGCAAATGATAGACAAGTTTACTTAGATGTTCAAGCCATGGTACAAGAGAATAGACATCAAAATGATGAGGCTTGTGCTAGTGAAGGTCGTAGTGGAAGATTTCGAAGATCATTCTTTCCTTTTCGTTATGGATGGGGATCAAAAAATGTTGTCCTGCCTCTTGAGAATGGTGTTTAATGTAAGATAATTCAAtttgttcttttattttattttttgtcttAGATTTGTATAATTCACTTCTTCTCCTACCTTCTAAATTTTCATTGCATTCTAGTCATGCTGGTGAGGTCTTTGAATTAGAGTAGTCTCTTGAGGAGTTACACATAGGCAATGGAGGGAAATGTGTTATTTTTTGTATTAGTTGGGTGCAACGCGAATGAACTTTGAACAAACTTTCATCATAGTTTATAAGAAGAAGCTCGTTTACTTTCTCTCTTGAAACGCTTGTTTACACCGGTGACAATATGGACTACAATGGGCAACCTGGATAATGATCGCTAAGTTTGAGCCCCACTGCGGATAGATGGACTAGGAGGCTTGAGACAATTTTACTAAGGTGTGGTCTAACATGGGCGACATGGTCTAACGCAGGGAATGTGGTTCATCGTGGGCGACGTTATTCAATGAATGCGATAGATATTTCTACTTATCTTAACACATGTCTTGTTAAGGACTGCTGTAATGTAAACTTAAATATTTTACTTTGAATAGGTGAAAACTCACTACTCCCTTAACCAGAGTCCAGAGCATGTGGCTACGGAGTTAGGGGCGGTTGCGCAATAATCCGAGAGAAATCATGTATAGAGAGGTAACTCACCGTAATACACTTGAATATAGAAAGGAGATAATGTCTTAAATGTTCTTTTTGGTTCTTTATttggtctctctctctctcagttCACCATGTGAACACAACGGGTATCCAAACAAAACTGAAGTAACTTTTTGCAATGATAGTTAATGATAGAGTGGGTTTGGCACAGGGTTTATTGTCATAAAACTAAGAGGCATTGCTTTTGGTCACAAATGAAAGCAAATGATTTGTTGCAAGAAGCTTTCATTGATGTTCACTATGTATCCCTCTTATCCTTTCTTTGAGTGTACATTTGGGCCCGGGGATGTGAAGGAATTGGGGGTGGAGAATGCAAGCAAGGTTATTGATTGGAAGACAGAGCAAGAGAGGGGCCCAGAGAATGAGAAGTGATTAAATAGCAGCATGCGAAAGGAAATCATCTCAAAGTGAAAGTATCCTTTTGCCTCACGCCAAATCACACGGATACTTGGCAAGTGCAAAACATGGGAAGTGGTTGCAAAATTGCATGTAAGTGGATAACTGCACATATATTCAAAGGGTCACAACTATTTAATACTTATGGGGAGGAAAATAGACATAAAGTTTGGATTATATTCCCTCATTAGAATAGATTCTCTCATGTCATACATCACATTGTTATGGTTCTTCATAATTTCGGTATCACCTAATTAATGTATATGAAGACACAGATGTACATAATTTCAACATGGTAATAATGTTATACAGAATCTAAATGCAACCAATTTCTAATCTCACTATCATGTCTTGTCTTGTGTACAACATTTTTCAAGTACATCTGGATAAAGCCTCTTAGAAGCTCCAAGTtcataacagaaacacaaaaCTCACAAAAATATGGTTATAATAGATTCTAAAAGGAAAATCAATTTTGTGGGGAAGCTTGTTGAGTAATTTGCAGGTGCAATAATTAATTCTATGAAAAATAACCTGATAAAAGTAGAGAGAGGAATTCAACAAAATTACTACAGTGCCCCATTTCTCCATTTCAAA
This is a stretch of genomic DNA from Lotus japonicus ecotype B-129 chromosome 1, LjGifu_v1.2. It encodes these proteins:
- the LOC130730543 gene encoding RING-H2 finger protein ATL16-like, with product MALNHNHSASDSALPIFAIVVLLATAFIVISYLTLVTKCCSNWHQINPLRWISNLLPQQNEDPFIAFSPTRMWNQGLDESLIQEIPTFQFTKEQNGDQILQSVYGCVVCLTEFQEQDMLKILPNCSHAFHLDCIDIWLQSNSNCPLCRSSISANTHCAIPMDQIIAPTSSPQDSQLLSNMGSEEDFVVIELGGGENGGTVIERNDSRESLAHSSRSHSSRKMMVQLKPRKCHHVSIMGDECIDVRKKDEQFCIQPIRRSFSMDSANDRQVYLDVQAMVQENRHQNDEACASEGRSGRFRRSFFPFRYGWGSKNVVLPLENGV